One Legionella hackeliae DNA segment encodes these proteins:
- a CDS encoding ABC transporter permease, which translates to MKARSVSIYFIYIWLIVFCLIPLSMVLLASFLSRDSGHLVTLPFTLNNYEALLNPTFVKIFFRSLFIALLTTGGCLLLAYPFSYLLVKSRHQSLLLLLIIIPFWTSSLVRTYSLIAILKAKGVLNTLLLNLHLIDSPLSLLYSNFAVISGLIYNLFPFMVLPIFTNMERFDFRLIEAAKDLGASKRDIFFRVFLPNTASGIAAGCLLVLLPAMTLFYIPNVLGGARSILLGNLIQDQFLVLGNWPQGAATSMILTALLLLLLIIFRRQNKEDLR; encoded by the coding sequence ATGAAAGCTCGCTCGGTATCTATTTATTTTATCTACATCTGGCTTATTGTTTTTTGCCTTATCCCCCTAAGCATGGTGTTACTAGCAAGCTTTCTATCGCGTGACAGTGGTCATCTGGTTACTCTGCCTTTTACTTTGAATAATTATGAAGCTCTACTTAACCCAACGTTTGTGAAAATTTTTTTTCGCTCACTCTTTATAGCCTTATTGACGACTGGAGGGTGCTTACTTTTGGCCTATCCTTTTAGTTACTTATTGGTTAAATCCAGGCATCAATCGTTGCTATTATTGCTCATAATTATTCCATTTTGGACGAGTTCTCTAGTACGAACTTATTCTCTAATTGCCATTCTTAAAGCAAAAGGAGTACTAAATACTCTGTTGTTAAATCTACACCTAATCGACAGTCCACTTTCCTTACTCTATTCTAATTTTGCTGTCATTAGTGGCTTAATTTATAATCTTTTCCCATTTATGGTATTGCCAATCTTTACCAATATGGAGCGCTTTGACTTTCGATTAATTGAAGCCGCAAAAGATTTGGGAGCCAGTAAAAGGGATATCTTTTTCCGTGTCTTTTTGCCTAATACGGCAAGTGGTATTGCTGCGGGCTGTTTATTGGTGTTATTACCCGCAATGACATTATTTTATATTCCTAATGTACTTGGCGGTGCTCGCTCTATTTTGTTGGGAAATCTGATACAGGATCAATTTCTTGTTTTAGGAAATTGGCCTCAAGGTGCTGCGACCAGTATGATTCTAACCGCTTTATTATTGTTGCTGCTAATTATTTTTCGGCGTCAAAATAAGGAGGATTTGCGTTGA
- the potA gene encoding spermidine/putrescine ABC transporter ATP-binding protein PotA: MIPLIEIKQLYKSYNSATILDNITLSVFNGEFLTLLGPSGCGKTTLLRLISGFEQPSAGYIYINGQCVNSLPPQKRDVHTVFQSYALFPHLSVYENVAFALRCKGINEQEITERVQESLRLVQLESFAARNIKQLSGGQQQRVAIARAIINRPQVLLLDEPLSSLDYRLRKDMQSELKQLQKTLNMTFIFVTHDQEEALSMSDRIVIFNHGHIEQIGTPREVYETPKNLQVAQFIGEANIFDIEVLEATEQTLLTEIECTPLHCKNTNNYQPGDKLHLIVRPEDIRVWSLSEVVDTNDMIPGKIIDIIYKGSTVDLKVELASGKVINASEFFDEDDDKLEYAPNETVWVHWLTGWEVLLPRSQY, from the coding sequence ATGATACCTCTTATAGAAATAAAACAACTTTATAAGTCCTATAATTCGGCAACCATACTTGATAACATTACGTTATCGGTTTTTAATGGTGAGTTTTTAACCTTGTTAGGCCCTTCTGGCTGTGGCAAGACTACTCTTTTGCGATTAATCTCTGGATTTGAACAGCCCTCTGCAGGCTACATCTATATCAATGGACAATGCGTAAACTCATTACCTCCTCAAAAAAGAGATGTACACACAGTGTTTCAGAGTTATGCACTCTTCCCGCATCTATCTGTTTATGAAAACGTTGCTTTCGCTTTACGGTGTAAAGGTATTAATGAGCAAGAAATTACGGAGCGAGTCCAAGAATCATTGCGTCTTGTACAACTTGAGTCATTTGCGGCTCGAAATATTAAGCAATTAAGTGGTGGGCAACAGCAACGCGTGGCTATTGCTCGAGCAATTATTAATCGTCCGCAAGTATTATTACTGGATGAACCTTTAAGCTCTTTAGATTATCGTTTACGCAAAGATATGCAATCTGAGCTAAAGCAACTCCAAAAAACACTCAACATGACGTTTATCTTTGTTACACACGATCAAGAAGAAGCTCTATCTATGTCTGACAGAATAGTAATTTTTAATCATGGTCATATTGAGCAGATAGGCACCCCGCGAGAAGTCTATGAGACGCCCAAAAATCTCCAGGTGGCTCAGTTTATTGGTGAAGCCAATATTTTTGATATTGAGGTTCTTGAAGCGACTGAACAGACCTTGTTGACAGAGATTGAATGTACTCCCTTGCATTGTAAGAACACCAATAACTATCAACCCGGGGACAAACTGCATTTGATTGTCCGACCTGAGGATATTCGGGTTTGGAGTTTGTCTGAGGTAGTAGATACGAATGACATGATACCCGGTAAAATCATCGATATTATTTATAAAGGCTCTACCGTTGATTTAAAAGTCGAATTAGCTTCAGGTAAGGTTATCAATGCCTCTGAATTTTTCGATGAAGATGACGATAAGTTAGAATACGCCCCTAATGAAACGGTCTGGGTACATTGGCTTACCGGATGGGAAGTTTTGCTCCCTCGATCCCAATATTAA
- a CDS encoding neurogenic locus notch, which translates to MGGISYCDTSAGRYVCSNGYYSSCYCTRHAVMDLQKLQGCCLWQGGVLTVDDATGVVVCNNGGVSEVCSLQSPSQQVSIW; encoded by the coding sequence ATGGGGGGTATTAGTTATTGCGACACATCCGCTGGCCGTTATGTTTGTAGTAATGGTTACTATTCATCATGCTACTGTACTCGACATGCAGTAATGGATTTACAAAAACTTCAAGGCTGCTGCCTGTGGCAAGGAGGCGTTTTGACCGTCGATGATGCAACTGGTGTAGTGGTTTGTAACAATGGTGGAGTCTCAGAAGTCTGTAGTCTGCAATCACCATCGCAACAAGTTTCTATCTGGTAA
- a CDS encoding PspC domain-containing protein, which produces MKQLSQRPQRLYRSRRDKMIAGVCGGLAAYFSMDPTVMRLIFIILLLLGGSAILVYLIMWLVVPLEPAKE; this is translated from the coding sequence ATGAAACAATTATCTCAACGCCCCCAAAGACTATATCGTTCACGTCGCGATAAAATGATTGCCGGTGTATGCGGCGGTTTAGCGGCCTATTTTAGTATGGATCCTACCGTAATGAGATTAATTTTTATTATTCTTCTTTTATTGGGTGGCTCTGCAATTTTAGTTTATCTCATTATGTGGCTTGTAGTTCCTCTAGAGCCTGCCAAGGAGTAA
- a CDS encoding DNA recombination protein RmuC, translating to MAFLASFSLIEGIASALALQLFLVLWLIWRQAKQRAFSEMQTEKVQQLFTNQLHQIHLDLQQAYQASQHLVHEKIIQGQLASQQLIGETVQRQMTDVREQMNHSFKQHATSLTSHLQSLTEEIRNHLHSLTQQVNHKLTEGFEKTSSTFTDVVRRLTIIDEAQKKITELSTHVVSLQDVLVDKRARGAFGEVQLATLIANVLPNTHYRMQYTLSNQKRADCILFLPDPTGNVVIDAKFPLETYQKLMNTDNASIERKSLQQQFRQDLQKHIKDIAEKYIIPNETADGAVMFIPAEAIFAEIHANYPEIVSLSQRLKVWLVSPSTLMAVLTTAKAVLKDDETRKHVHIIQKHLHALADDFQRFEKRMDKLSKHIDLAHQDVSEVNTSAKKITQRFQKIESVDLDLQELASAVPSLEES from the coding sequence ATGGCTTTTCTTGCTTCTTTTTCTCTCATTGAGGGCATCGCTTCTGCGCTTGCCCTTCAACTTTTTTTGGTCCTTTGGTTAATCTGGCGTCAAGCAAAGCAACGGGCATTTTCCGAAATGCAGACTGAAAAAGTACAGCAGTTATTTACTAACCAACTTCATCAAATACACCTTGATCTACAACAAGCCTATCAGGCAAGTCAGCATCTCGTTCATGAGAAAATTATTCAAGGACAATTGGCAAGTCAACAGCTAATTGGTGAAACAGTTCAACGTCAAATGACTGATGTGCGTGAGCAAATGAATCATAGCTTCAAACAACACGCGACGTCCTTAACCTCTCATTTACAATCACTGACTGAAGAAATTCGTAACCATCTACATAGTCTAACTCAGCAGGTTAATCACAAATTAACGGAAGGCTTTGAAAAAACATCATCAACGTTCACGGACGTGGTTAGACGCTTGACTATTATTGATGAAGCCCAAAAAAAAATTACCGAATTATCGACTCATGTCGTGAGTTTACAGGATGTTTTAGTCGATAAACGAGCTCGTGGTGCCTTTGGGGAAGTGCAATTAGCTACTTTGATTGCCAATGTTTTACCAAACACACATTACCGAATGCAATACACTCTAAGCAATCAAAAAAGAGCCGATTGTATTTTATTTTTACCTGACCCGACTGGCAATGTAGTAATTGATGCGAAATTTCCATTGGAAACCTATCAAAAATTGATGAATACTGACAATGCCTCAATCGAAAGAAAATCATTACAACAACAATTTCGTCAAGATTTACAAAAACACATTAAAGATATTGCCGAAAAATATATTATTCCCAATGAAACGGCTGATGGCGCAGTGATGTTTATTCCAGCAGAGGCTATTTTTGCAGAGATTCATGCCAACTACCCAGAAATTGTTAGTCTTTCTCAGCGCTTGAAGGTATGGTTGGTTTCACCAAGCACCTTAATGGCCGTGTTAACCACTGCTAAAGCCGTATTAAAAGACGATGAAACTCGCAAGCATGTTCACATTATTCAAAAACATTTGCATGCCCTTGCCGATGATTTCCAACGGTTTGAAAAACGCATGGACAAATTATCCAAACATATTGATCTAGCTCATCAAGATGTCTCTGAGGTCAACACGTCTGCTAAAAAGATTACACAGCGCTTCCAGAAGATTGAATCGGTCGATTTGGATCTGCAAGAATTAGCCTCTGCCGTTCCTTCACTGGAAGAAAGTTAA
- a CDS encoding DUF4785 domain-containing protein, whose protein sequence is MKSRHIIFLVTTAWFTQSLAVTLPTQQIISYECAQCENLSHDDLNSSWATDDEPLNDDVMHQQTSRQYQIKATAQQLNAGIAIHTQAPGAIIHITKAQSDSKTNPDFFIKTRQAKLSMLEASSLFAQKDALKDTAFAGQLVALQLKPELGSGKFILGSNTHLTGDDGQFIIHVYDKYAPTYLSVETDKGRYHYGDKLKVTIRLSDDELNYPIDEINASLINPNGEITNLTLEQVSDNLYQTQIDLQSDKNSQGENWYIAVETTSLVEEETIIRQAHTAFSYVIPSAAISKIKPIDNKPLAFSAKINVATGSRYALEAVLFGSDSEGKLHPINAVQSASWLAPGKHVINFSFDSQQKTNYKAPYYLGYLHLIDFGQLKPVYEYNTPIELTTLG, encoded by the coding sequence ATGAAATCACGTCATATAATTTTTTTAGTAACTACTGCCTGGTTTACACAATCATTGGCAGTTACCCTACCTACACAGCAAATTATTTCCTATGAATGTGCGCAGTGCGAAAATCTATCTCACGATGATCTTAACTCCAGCTGGGCAACCGACGACGAGCCGTTGAACGATGATGTGATGCACCAGCAAACAAGTCGCCAATATCAAATTAAAGCAACAGCGCAACAATTAAATGCAGGTATTGCCATTCACACCCAGGCACCGGGTGCAATCATCCATATCACGAAAGCACAATCTGACTCGAAAACTAATCCGGACTTCTTTATTAAAACCAGGCAAGCCAAATTGAGTATGTTAGAAGCCTCGAGTTTATTTGCACAAAAAGATGCGCTTAAAGATACTGCATTTGCTGGCCAACTGGTAGCATTGCAATTAAAACCGGAATTAGGCTCTGGGAAATTCATTCTGGGAAGCAATACGCATCTAACTGGGGATGACGGTCAATTTATTATTCATGTTTACGACAAGTATGCTCCGACTTATTTAAGTGTAGAAACAGACAAAGGTCGTTACCACTATGGTGATAAATTAAAAGTTACCATTCGCTTAAGCGATGATGAATTGAATTATCCAATTGATGAGATTAATGCGTCGTTAATTAACCCCAACGGTGAAATTACCAACTTAACCCTGGAACAAGTTTCAGACAACCTTTATCAGACACAGATTGATCTGCAATCTGATAAGAATTCTCAAGGCGAAAATTGGTATATTGCTGTTGAAACAACCTCTCTCGTAGAGGAAGAAACTATTATTCGTCAAGCTCATACGGCGTTTTCTTATGTGATTCCTTCAGCAGCTATTAGCAAAATAAAGCCAATAGACAACAAACCTCTGGCTTTTTCTGCGAAAATTAATGTTGCGACAGGTAGTCGTTATGCCCTAGAAGCTGTTCTTTTCGGTAGTGATTCTGAGGGTAAACTTCATCCAATTAATGCAGTACAATCTGCATCATGGTTAGCCCCCGGTAAGCATGTCATTAATTTTTCATTTGATTCTCAACAAAAAACTAATTATAAAGCACCTTATTATCTTGGCTATCTTCATTTGATTGACTTTGGTCAGTTGAAACCTGTTTATGAATACAATACGCCAATTGAATTAACAACCTTGGGATAG
- the ligA gene encoding NAD-dependent DNA ligase LigA, giving the protein MSQDSVLKQLNELREQIRLYDYHYYVLDTPLVPDIEYDRCFKRLQALENEYPQYITSDSPTQRVGVSPSGAFDEVVHVKPMLSLANVFTTEELQAFMKRVADKLERLEDSLTFTCEPKLDGLAVNLTYKEGLLAYAATRGDGAVGENITNNIKTIAAVPLKILSDKPPQLIEIRGEVYMPKAGFEAYNEKARLSGEKTFANPRNAAAGSLRQLNPAITASRPLAIYYYGIGACEDFELPNSQLAQLQLLKQWGFRVSNEVQKATGLQGCLDYYNAILKRRMDLPYEIDGVVYKIDSIELQRELGYVARAPRFACAHKFPASEEITELLAVDFQVGRTGALTPVARLKPVSVAGVTVSNATLHNMDEIERKDIRLGDTVVVRRAGDVIPEVVSVVMEKRPAETHAIHLPTDCPVCGADVIREEGEAVARCTGGLFCSAQLKRMLWHFASRRAMAIDGLGAGIIELLVEEKLVKDISDLYNLDFETLANLPRMGKKSTENLLSSIEKSKETTFSRFLYALGIREVGEVSARVLAAEFPDIVSLKTASVEQLMELKDIGPVCAYHVVHFFAQAHNVDVINKLIAYGVHWPQEERKQLDEQHPFFGKTLVLTGTLTSMGREDAKARLLALGAKVSGSVSKKTDYVIAGSEAGSKLDKALEFGVRVLNEEEFLVLLT; this is encoded by the coding sequence ATGAGTCAAGATAGTGTTTTAAAACAACTTAATGAACTGCGTGAGCAGATTCGTCTATATGATTATCATTACTATGTACTCGATACCCCCTTGGTACCTGATATTGAGTACGATCGTTGCTTTAAAAGATTGCAGGCTCTAGAAAATGAGTATCCTCAATATATTACATCAGACTCACCCACTCAACGCGTAGGCGTTAGTCCTTCAGGTGCCTTCGACGAAGTGGTGCATGTAAAACCGATGTTGTCCCTGGCAAACGTGTTTACTACTGAAGAGTTGCAAGCATTTATGAAGCGCGTTGCAGACAAGTTGGAGCGACTTGAGGATAGCCTGACGTTTACCTGCGAACCAAAACTTGACGGCTTGGCAGTTAATTTAACCTACAAAGAGGGCCTTTTAGCGTATGCAGCCACCCGAGGTGATGGTGCAGTGGGCGAAAACATAACTAACAATATCAAAACAATTGCTGCTGTACCGCTAAAAATTCTCTCTGATAAACCACCACAACTGATTGAAATTCGCGGAGAAGTTTATATGCCCAAAGCGGGCTTTGAAGCCTACAATGAGAAAGCTCGACTCAGTGGCGAAAAAACATTCGCGAACCCTCGAAATGCTGCTGCTGGAAGCTTACGCCAATTAAATCCAGCAATTACAGCATCTCGTCCGTTGGCAATTTATTATTATGGTATTGGTGCTTGTGAGGATTTTGAATTACCAAATAGCCAGTTAGCCCAGCTGCAGTTGCTTAAGCAATGGGGATTTAGGGTGTCGAATGAGGTTCAAAAAGCCACGGGTTTGCAAGGTTGTCTTGACTATTACAATGCTATATTAAAGCGTCGCATGGATTTGCCCTATGAAATCGATGGCGTGGTTTATAAAATTGATAGTATCGAATTGCAACGTGAACTAGGTTATGTCGCACGAGCACCACGTTTTGCTTGTGCCCACAAATTTCCCGCCAGTGAAGAAATCACAGAATTACTTGCCGTGGATTTTCAGGTAGGTCGTACAGGTGCGTTAACACCTGTTGCCCGCTTAAAACCAGTTAGTGTGGCAGGGGTTACCGTGAGTAATGCGACCTTGCATAATATGGATGAAATTGAGCGCAAAGATATTCGTCTCGGTGATACAGTGGTGGTGCGTCGGGCTGGGGATGTGATTCCTGAGGTAGTTTCTGTAGTCATGGAAAAGCGTCCTGCAGAAACGCATGCTATTCATTTGCCTACAGATTGTCCTGTCTGTGGTGCTGATGTTATCCGTGAAGAAGGCGAGGCTGTTGCGCGTTGTACAGGTGGGCTATTTTGTAGTGCACAACTAAAACGCATGCTTTGGCATTTTGCTTCAAGAAGGGCGATGGCAATTGATGGTTTGGGTGCTGGTATCATTGAATTACTTGTTGAAGAAAAGTTAGTAAAGGATATCTCAGATCTATACAATTTGGATTTTGAAACTTTAGCTAATTTGCCACGTATGGGTAAAAAATCGACTGAAAATTTACTCTCATCCATTGAAAAAAGTAAGGAAACAACTTTCTCGCGTTTTCTGTATGCGCTGGGTATTCGGGAAGTAGGTGAGGTTAGTGCTCGAGTTTTGGCAGCAGAATTTCCTGATATTGTTTCGTTAAAAACTGCTTCTGTAGAGCAGCTCATGGAATTAAAAGATATTGGCCCTGTGTGTGCCTATCATGTGGTGCATTTCTTTGCCCAGGCCCACAATGTTGACGTCATTAATAAATTAATAGCCTATGGTGTGCATTGGCCTCAGGAAGAGCGTAAGCAACTTGATGAGCAACATCCATTTTTTGGTAAAACCCTGGTTCTTACGGGAACTTTAACCAGTATGGGACGTGAAGATGCTAAAGCTCGTTTGCTTGCTCTTGGCGCTAAAGTATCAGGGAGTGTGTCGAAGAAAACAGATTATGTGATTGCAGGAAGTGAGGCTGGATCTAAACTGGATAAAGCGCTTGAATTTGGCGTTCGTGTGTTGAATGAAGAAGAGTTTCTTGTCCTGCTGACTTGA
- a CDS encoding ABC transporter substrate-binding protein encodes MPELRYLDKNRRPLLNPKVGDPAFSVYTIHIKPGLYFQPHPAFAKNKEGRYLYLNLDEDYLDDNDISKLSDFKHTGTRELTVDDYMYQIKRLASPAVNSPIFGLMSEHIEGFLDFGKSLPRQHGFIDLNKYPMTGLRKIDNYTFEITIKNQYPQFMFWLAMPFFAPVPWEVDEFYSQPGMDDKNLSFDWYPVGTGPFMLTENNPNRRMVLNKNPNFREDFFPENGSIEDEKAGYTQHAGQRLPLINQAVFTLEKESIPRWNKFLQGYYDQSGISTDSFDQAIQINDAGIPTLTPSMQKKKIRLVQTIDPSIFYLGFNMLDPVVGGRSERARKLRLAISIAVNFDESIAIFFNGRGKAAQGPIPPGIFGFKEGKDGINPYVYRWYNNAPKRRPIEDARRLMRQAGYPNGIDPSTKQALILNYDVPITGGPDDKSMLDWMRKQFASIGIDLNIRATQYNRFQDKMRTGNAQIFSWGWNADYPDPENFLFMLYGANGKVKHNGENAANYANPRFDRLFELMKNRSNDLERQKIIDSMVEIVRHDAPWAWGMNTKTLTLSQQWVSPTKPNTISVGGLKYLGIDVELRNKLRQLWNKPVFWPLGLLFLIGMLVLLPLLLAYYQKERRSAPRVKS; translated from the coding sequence ATGCCGGAGCTGCGTTACCTCGATAAAAACCGCCGACCCCTTCTTAATCCAAAGGTTGGAGACCCAGCCTTTTCTGTGTATACCATCCACATTAAACCTGGGCTTTATTTTCAACCGCATCCTGCATTTGCTAAAAATAAGGAAGGTCGCTATTTGTATCTCAATTTAGATGAAGATTATTTGGATGACAATGATATTAGTAAGCTATCTGATTTTAAACATACGGGAACGCGTGAGTTAACGGTAGATGACTATATGTATCAAATTAAACGATTGGCAAGTCCTGCGGTAAATTCACCTATCTTTGGCTTGATGAGTGAGCATATTGAAGGATTTCTTGATTTTGGGAAAAGCTTACCTCGACAGCATGGATTTATTGATTTAAATAAATACCCCATGACCGGCCTTCGTAAGATTGATAATTATACCTTTGAAATTACGATAAAGAATCAATATCCACAATTTATGTTTTGGTTAGCGATGCCTTTTTTTGCTCCCGTACCATGGGAAGTTGATGAATTTTACTCTCAACCTGGTATGGACGATAAAAACTTAAGTTTTGATTGGTATCCAGTGGGAACAGGGCCTTTTATGTTAACTGAGAACAATCCAAATCGTCGTATGGTTCTCAATAAAAATCCCAATTTCCGTGAGGATTTTTTCCCCGAAAATGGTTCAATCGAGGACGAAAAAGCAGGGTATACGCAACATGCTGGTCAGAGGCTTCCTTTAATTAATCAGGCTGTTTTTACCCTTGAGAAAGAATCAATTCCTCGATGGAATAAATTTTTGCAAGGTTACTATGATCAGTCTGGTATTAGTACTGACAGTTTTGATCAGGCGATTCAGATTAACGATGCAGGTATTCCCACATTAACCCCAAGTATGCAAAAGAAAAAAATACGTTTGGTCCAAACTATTGATCCTAGTATTTTTTATCTAGGTTTTAATATGTTAGATCCTGTGGTAGGAGGTAGGAGCGAAAGGGCGCGCAAATTACGTTTAGCTATCTCTATTGCTGTTAATTTTGATGAGAGTATCGCTATTTTTTTTAATGGCCGCGGCAAAGCAGCACAAGGTCCTATTCCACCTGGAATTTTTGGTTTCAAAGAAGGTAAAGATGGAATCAATCCTTATGTATATCGTTGGTATAATAATGCACCAAAACGTCGGCCCATAGAGGATGCCAGACGACTTATGCGACAGGCCGGATATCCTAACGGTATTGATCCAAGCACAAAACAAGCGCTTATTTTAAATTATGATGTACCCATTACCGGGGGACCTGACGATAAATCCATGCTTGATTGGATGCGTAAGCAATTTGCCAGTATTGGTATTGATTTAAATATTCGGGCCACTCAATACAATAGGTTTCAAGATAAGATGCGCACTGGAAACGCCCAAATTTTCAGCTGGGGCTGGAATGCTGATTATCCCGATCCTGAAAATTTTCTTTTCATGCTTTATGGAGCAAATGGTAAAGTGAAGCATAATGGCGAAAATGCAGCCAATTATGCAAATCCACGTTTTGATCGTTTATTTGAGTTGATGAAAAACCGCAGTAATGATTTAGAACGGCAAAAAATAATTGACAGTATGGTTGAAATCGTGAGGCATGATGCACCTTGGGCATGGGGAATGAATACTAAAACCTTAACACTAAGTCAGCAATGGGTTTCACCTACCAAGCCAAATACGATAAGTGTGGGTGGTTTAAAATATTTAGGAATTGATGTTGAGTTACGTAACAAGTTACGCCAGTTGTGGAATAAACCGGTGTTTTGGCCACTTGGTCTCCTGTTTTTAATAGGTATGCTAGTATTATTGCCCTTACTGCTTGCCTATTATCAAAAAGAACGGCGAAGTGCTCCGAGAGTAAAATCATGA
- a CDS encoding ABC transporter permease gives MIQYLLRRLLYAIPILLGINIITFALFFMVNSPDDMARMQLGEKHVKPEAVQQWKVQHGYDLPLFFNAEKSGVTTITQTLFFQKSLKLFAFDFGVSDAGRDISYDISHRMWPSLAIAFPILILGMMADIIFAMLMAFFRTTYLDISGVVVCIILMSISSLFYIIGGQYLFGKLLRLVPISGYDGGLDSIKFIILPVLVAVIAGIGAGSRWYRSLFLEEMNRDYVKTARAKGLSEVTVLFRHVLKNAMLPILTGIVVLIPSLFMGSLVLESFFGVPGLGSYIIDAIQQQDFAIVRAMVFLGSILYIVGLILTDISYTLVDPRVRFS, from the coding sequence ATGATTCAATATTTATTACGGCGCCTGCTGTATGCAATTCCTATATTATTAGGCATTAATATCATCACGTTTGCTTTGTTTTTTATGGTGAATTCACCCGATGATATGGCGCGTATGCAGCTCGGGGAAAAACATGTTAAGCCTGAAGCGGTGCAACAATGGAAAGTGCAACACGGCTATGATCTGCCGTTATTTTTTAATGCTGAAAAATCTGGGGTAACTACAATAACGCAGACGCTTTTTTTTCAGAAATCACTCAAATTGTTTGCCTTTGATTTTGGAGTCTCCGATGCTGGGAGAGATATTAGCTATGACATTTCTCACAGAATGTGGCCAAGCCTTGCAATCGCTTTTCCTATTCTTATTCTTGGTATGATGGCCGATATTATTTTTGCAATGCTGATGGCCTTTTTCCGTACGACTTATCTTGATATCAGTGGGGTAGTGGTATGTATTATTTTAATGTCCATTTCCAGTCTATTTTATATCATTGGAGGACAATACCTCTTTGGTAAACTGTTGCGTCTTGTCCCTATTTCTGGTTATGACGGTGGTTTAGATAGTATTAAATTTATAATATTGCCTGTCCTTGTTGCAGTGATTGCAGGAATTGGGGCTGGTTCTCGTTGGTATCGTAGTTTATTTTTAGAGGAAATGAATCGAGATTATGTCAAAACTGCGAGAGCGAAGGGTTTATCTGAGGTCACCGTACTCTTTCGTCATGTCCTTAAAAATGCAATGCTACCGATTCTTACAGGTATTGTCGTTTTAATTCCCTCATTGTTTATGGGAAGTTTAGTTTTAGAATCATTTTTTGGTGTTCCTGGACTTGGAAGCTACATTATTGATGCCATTCAACAACAAGATTTTGCAATTGTTCGAGCCATGGTTTTTCTGGGCTCAATCCTTTATATCGTCGGTTTAATTTTGACCGATATTTCTTACACTTTAGTTGATCCACGTGTGAGGTTTAGTTAG